The proteins below are encoded in one region of Silene latifolia isolate original U9 population chromosome 2, ASM4854445v1, whole genome shotgun sequence:
- the LOC141644337 gene encoding F-box protein SKIP14 — MALNYSHRPIFSARMPEDNLVHGGSQERDNIHDILPADPFGMDISSTVTAITGWLEDLGVSDYGGDDVGVGKGHYPVLGGLNVWWDTAVDFQPYLGENKTFNTMFRSDRFVNNGCVSYGCCCCCTTENDAFGSSGGGGYAHESGKVLSQGNVGYGFDDFFSKHDFDHGGETMKDAIFYCSGTSVYENHGGETMKDAIFCRGGTSVYEKDDFHHHGGETMKDVIFCRGGTSVYEKGSEEVCVGGGVEEEEDDGSPHPALSFALAYLGVRDLVVVERVCKSLQFTVLNDPLLWKSIHIDYPLNSRVTDDVLVQLTNRAQGHLQCLSLVDCKGVTNDGLRRVLESNPRLTKLSVPGCINLKIEGMINCLKAFQPRAVTGIKCLRVAGRIVTLEQYEELLLLLGIHNHVQSYHQKPLFYCRGNVDLSCEDDRPIDLEICPKCKMAKLVYDCTTESCQAKDQAGHLCRACIQCIYRCYQCGRCIDGVVHEEDFFLDYVCSDCSPGHDIAGNSSKHDVSYELDG; from the exons ATGGCGTTGAATTATTCACACCGTCCGATATTTTCGGCTCGAATGCCGGAAGATAATCTTGTTCATGGGGGGTCTCAGGAAAGGGACAACATTCATGATATATTGCCTGCTGACCCTTTTGGTATGGATATTAGTTCCACTGTTACCGCCATTACTGGTTGGCTTGAGGATCTCGGTGTTTCGGATTATGGAGGGGATGATGTTGGTGTTGGTAAAGGGCATTATCCGGTTTTGGGTGGTTTGAATGTTTGGTGGGATACCGCGGTTGATTTCCAGCCGTATCTTGGTGAAAATAAGACCTTTAATACGATGTTTAGGTCTGATAGGTTTGTCAATAATGGTTGTGTTAgttatggttgttgttgttgttgtaccaCGGAGAATGACGCGTTtggtagtagtggtggtggtggttatgcTCATGAGAGCGGAAAAGTTTTGAGTCAGGGCAATGTGGGTTATGGGTTTGATGATTTTTTTAGTAAGCATGATTTTGATCATGGTGGCGAAACCATGAAAGATGCTATTTTTTACTGTTCTGGTACTAGTGTTTATGAGAATCATGGTGGCGAAACCATGAAAGATGCTATTTTTTGTCGAGGTGGTACTAGTGTTTATGAGAAGGATGATTTTCATCATCATGGTGGCGAAACCATGAAAGATGTTATTTTTTGTCGTGGTGGTACTAGTGTTTATGAGAAGGGAAGTGAAGAGGtttgtgttggtggtggtgttgaggaggaggaggacgacggATCTCCTCATCCAGCTTTGAGCTTTGCTCTTGCCTATTTAGGCGTTCGTGATTTGGTTGTAGTGGAAAGAGTTTGCAAGTCGTTGCAGTTCACTGTTCTGAATGATCCTCTTCTCTGGAAGAGTATCCATATTGATTACCCACTGAATTCTCGGGTTACTGATGATGTTCTTGTACAGTTAACCAATAGGGCTCAAGGTCATCTGCAATGCTTGAGCCTTGTGGATTGTAAAGGGGTCACTAACGATGGTCTAAGACGCGTTCTTGAAAGTAACCCAAGGTTAACCAAG CTGAGCGTGCCAGGATGTATAAATCTTAAAATTGAGGGTATGATAAATTGCTTAAAGGCTTTTCAGCCTAGGGCTGTCACTGGGATAAAGTGCCTCCGAGTTGCTGGACGTATTGTGACTTTGGAGCAATATGAAGAGCTTTTGTTGTTACTGGGCATTCACAATCACGTGCAATCGTATCACCAAAAGCCGCTTTTCTATTGTAGGGgaaatgttgatctatcttgtgaAGATGATCGCCCTATTGACCTTGAAATTTGTCCGAAGTGCAAAATGGCGAAGCTTGTTTATGATTGCACTACTGAAAGCTGCCAGGCTAAAGACCAAGCGGGTCATTTGTGCAGGGCATGCATCCAATGTATATATCGATGTTATCAGTGTGGGAGGTGCATTGATGGTGTTGTGCACGAGGAAGATTTCTTCCTTGATTATGTGTGTTCCGATTGTTCACCTGGTCATGATATTGCGGGCAACTCCTCCAAGCATGATGTTTCCTACGAGCTAGATGGCTAG
- the LOC141641950 gene encoding putative F-box/LRR-repeat protein At4g15060 has translation MAEENADLFSKLPEEILVSIITSFTMNEAARFSLVSRQCEVVWRYFPVLIFEDCKAKEKVWNSWDAIFEDRASFVRRVDRVLEKHLGTTIDELRITFDLERSWQSNVDKWVAFALDKQLKRLEHNFSTIYRGIYLPRYDGQLLNPPPKLTGFKSCLTSLCLRHVNVTDEFIDYLPHSCPLLEMLCIEGSSYLTRVTGALSVKQLEVYYCPKLKKINVSARKLHSFTLFGVFPVEVHIVDAPSLIKMSVGWGEILPHALDYLSDILSQLVYLKISLDLGLPIMVCASSLPHFLFNTVLT, from the coding sequence ATGGCTGAAGAGAATGCGGATCTTTTCAGTAAGCTACCTGAAGAAATTTTGGTGTCAATAATAACTTCATTTACCATGAACGAAGCTGCAAGATTTAGTCTTGTTTCCCGCCAATGTGAAGTCGTATGGCGATATTTTCCAGTGTTGATCTTTGAAGATTGCAAAGCCAAGGAAAAGGTTTGGAATAGTTGGGATGCAATTTTTGAAGACAGAGCTAGCTTTGTAAGGAGGGTTGATCGTGTTCTCGAAAAGCATTTGGGTACAACTATAGATGAACTTCGAATCACGTTTGATTTGGAGCGAAGTTGGCAATCTAATGTTGATAAATGGGTGGCGTTTGCACTAGATAAACAACTTAAAAGGCTTGAGCATAACTTTTCAACAATTTATAGAGGTATTTATTTACCACGTTACGATGGCCAGCTTCTTAATCCGCCACCTAAGTTGACCGGCTTTAAGTCTTGTCTAACGTCTCTTTGTCTAAGACACGTCAATGTCACCGATGAATTCATTGATTACCTCCCTCATTCTTGCCCACTTCTAGAGATGTTGTGCATTGAAGGATCGAGTTATTTAACTAGAGTAACCGGAGCATTATCTGTAAAACAGCTAGAGGTCTATTATTGCCCCAAACTGAAAAAAATCAATGTTTCAGCCCGAAAGCTTCATTCCTTTACACTATTTGGCGTATTTCCTGTTGAAGTACACATTGTGGATGCTCCGTCGCTAATTAAGATGTCAGTTGGCTGGGGAGAGATATTGCCTCATGCACTCGACTATCTTTCCGACATTTTGTCCCAATTGGTATATCTGAAAATAAGTCTTGACCTAGGTCTGCCGATAATGGTTTGTGCTTCTTCTTTGCCTCATTTCTTGTTTAAtaccgtcttaacttaa